In Pseudomonas abieticivorans, the genomic window TGCGTAACATATACCAGCACCTGTCGCGAATTGCATCGCTCCTGCGACGACACCTATGCCTTTTTGTGCGATCTCTGCAGATTGGTTAAGTAAGGCAAGTTGTTCTTTTTTATGTCTTGAATCGCTTGTGAATGACTTATTTTTCCAGACTCTGCATCGTTGACGATACTTCTCGCGTAGTACCTTGCGCCTTGCCTGTAATACGCATGTAGCCGTGGCTTGCCATGACCTTTCCGTTTGATGGGGTGGGTATGAAACGTACTTGGCGAAATCAAATCGCGATATCAGTGGTTTCCTGTAGGCTCGTAAGAAACTTCTCGCAATGACTCGTCTTTGGCGCGAGGGGCGTAGGTCGGCGGCTGTAACAATTTTTCATTTGCGAGTTAGATACAACAGGGCATAACTTCCTTCCGTCGCTGCACCTCGGCGACTGGGTTTCGCAGCCCGTCGGTATAGCGCTTCATGCGCCAAGTCGCACAGTATTTGCTGGCGTTTTCCCACGCCTGCATCATTGTGCAATGGCGGTTGTGCGTGGGGTATATTCGGGTGCGCCTGGTCCTGTATCACCGGTCTGCGAACCCGCGCATCGCTAACACCCTATTTTCGTTTCGCAGCCAGGGGAAATGTGGATTGGCGTGATGGGGTGAGTTAACGCCTCGGATTGCGATGGGCCTGGCTTAGGATTAATCCCAGCCATCCGCCCATTGTTACCCCGCCCGCAACATTGAATTACACCCCTGTAACCAGATATTTCTTGCCCGTGATGGCATTTTCCTATATTTCTCTGCGTCATTCTGACACAGGCCTGTCTAGCTCCCTGTTTTCAGGGGAGTGAAAGGCCGGAAGGACTCTGACCTGCTGCACCGTACCGGTGGGCAGGTTTTTTTGTGTCCCGCTCTGAAACCGGTTTCAGGGCGAGGTAGAACGTAGAAAAAAGAGAATGATCATGCACACCGAGATAGCTGATGAGACCCAAGGCCCAGGCCTGTGGGCCAAGCCCCTGAAACGTCGTGCCGTGCTGTTGGGCATGGCCGTGACGGCTGCGCAATTGAGCCTGCCGGCGTTCGCCGATGGCGCGGTATTGCACGACGGCTTCGATGCCGACGGATTCATGCGGGTGTCCCAGGTGCTGACGGGCTACAGCGAATTGGACAGCCTGATCTCGGCGCGCATCGCCCGTGCGTTGATCGATCAGCAGCCGGCCATGCAGCAGTCGCTGGCCACCCTGGCACAACTGTCCACCGAGCCTGCCAACGTGCAGAGCGCCGAAGCCCTGCTGGCCGCCGCTGACAAGGCCGGTATCCGTGATGCCGCACTGGCCGTGGTGTCGGCTTGGTTCAAAGGCACCGTCGGCCATGGCCAGAGCGCCGTGCTGATCACCTATCAGCAAGCGCTGATGTACCGCCCTGCCAGCGACGGCCTGATCGTGCCGACCTATTGCGGCAATGGCCCGCTGTGGTGGACCGCTCCTATTCCTGATGCAAGCGCGCCGGCAAGCGGCCCGCGAGGTGCCGTATGAGAAAGCCTGTGTTTGATGCCAATGGCGACGTGACCGCCGACGTGATCGTGGTCGGCTCCGGCGTGGCGGGCGCGCTGATCGCCAACCAACTGGTCGCCGAAGGGCATTCGGTGCTGATCCTTGAAGCAGGCCTGCGCATCCAGCGCGCCCAGGCGGTAGAGAACTGGCGCAACATGCCGTTCGACAACCGCATCGGTTCGGACTTCCAGGGTTTGTACCCGCAGGCCGAGCACGCGCCCGCGCCGCTGTATTTCCCGCAGAACAACTACGTGGGCTTGAGCGGGCCAAGCGGCAGCAGTTTCCAGCAAGGCTACCTGCGCACCTTGGGTGGCACCACCTGGCACTGGGCGGCGTCGTGCTGGCGACACTTGCCGGTGGACATGCGCATGCAGTCCGAATACGGCGTGGGCCGCGACTGGCCGATCAGCTACGACGAGCTGGAACCCTATTACTGCCGCGCCGAAGAAGCCATGGGCGTGGCCGGCCCCAGCGACCCGGACATGCAAAGCCCGCGTGAGCGCAGCCAGCCGTACCCGATGGACATGGTGCCATGGGGCTATGGCGACAAGCGCTTCGCCGAAGTGGTGAACGCCCACGGCTACAAGCACATCCCGATTCCGCAAGGGCGCAGCACGCGCCCCTGGAAAGGCCGGCCGACCTGCTGTGGCAACAATAACTGCCAACCGATCTGCCCGATCGGGGCCATGTACAACGCCATCCACACCATCGAGGAAGCCGAGCGCAATGGCGCCCAGTGCCTGACTGAAGCGGTGGTGTACAAGGTGGACACCGACGAAGGCAACCGCGTGACCGCCGTGCATTGGCTGAGCCCCGACGGCACCTCGCACAAGGCCAGCGGCAAGGTCTTCGCCTTGGCGTGCAACGCCCTGGAAACCCCGCGGCTGTTGCTGCTGGCGGCCAACGAGCGCAACCCCAATGGCATTGCCAACTCGTCCGACCAAGTGGGCCGCAATATGATGGACCACTCCGGCTTCCACTGTACCTTCCTGGCCAACGAACCCCTGTGGATTGGCCGTGGCCCGGCGCAGAGCAGTTGCATCGTCGGCCCGCGCGATGGTGATTTCCGCGCCAAGTATTCGGCCAACAAAATGATCCTGAACAACATCACCCAAGTCGCCAAGGCCACCGAGCAGGCCTTGGCCATGGGCCTGGTGGGCCAGGCGCTGGAAGCGGAAATCCGCCGCCGTGCCACCCACGGCGTCGACCTGTCGATCAGCCTGGAGCCGTTGCCTGATCCAAACAACCGCCTGACGTTGAGCAAAACCCGCAAAGACCCCCACGGCCTGGCCTGCCCGGACATCTACTACGACGTCGGCGACTACGTGCGCCAGGGCGCTGAGGCCGCGCATGCGCAGTTGGAGCACATCGGCCAGTTGTTCGGTGCCACCGAATTCAAGATCACCACCAGCCTGAACGCCAACAACCACATCATGGGCGGCACCATCATGGGCAGCAACCCGCGTGACTCGGTAGTGGACGGCGACTGCCGCACCCACGACCACGCCAACCTGTGGCTGCCCGGCGGCGGCGCGATGGCCTCGGCCAGCGTGGTCAACACCACCCTGACCATGGCGGCGCTGGCGATCAAGGCGGCCGATTCCATGAGCAAAGCGCTGGTGCGGGGTTGATGATGACTGCCAAGGATTTCGTGCGCCCACTGTGCGCGTTGCTGCTCACCAGCCTGTTCAGCCTGGCCCAGGCACAGGACAACCCACCCAGCCCTGCGGTAACGCCGGTCAGTGCCACGCCTACCCTGGAAGAACAGGGCCGGCGCCTGGCGATTGCCGGTGACTGCATGGCCTGCCACACGGTGCCCGACAGCGACAAGCCGTTCGCCGGTGGCTACGCGATCAACTCGCCGTTCGGGGCGATTTTTTCCACCAACATCACCCCGTCGAAAACCGCAGGCATCGGCCTTTACACCGAGGCGCAGTTTGCTGGCGCGGTGCGTGAAGGCGTCCGCGCCGACGGCAGCCACCTGTACCCGGCCATGCCGTACACCTCGTACGTGCACATGAACGATGCCGACGTGGCGGCGCTGTATGCCTACTTCATGCATTCGGTCAAAGCCGACGACACCCCGGCGCCCACCACTGCGCTGGCGTTCCCGTTCAACCTGCGTTTTTCGATGATCGGCTGGAACTTGCTGTTCCTCGATTCGCGCACGGCGGTGCGGCCA contains:
- a CDS encoding sorbitol dehydrogenase family protein, which codes for MHTEIADETQGPGLWAKPLKRRAVLLGMAVTAAQLSLPAFADGAVLHDGFDADGFMRVSQVLTGYSELDSLISARIARALIDQQPAMQQSLATLAQLSTEPANVQSAEALLAAADKAGIRDAALAVVSAWFKGTVGHGQSAVLITYQQALMYRPASDGLIVPTYCGNGPLWWTAPIPDASAPASGPRGAV
- a CDS encoding GMC family oxidoreductase, producing MRKPVFDANGDVTADVIVVGSGVAGALIANQLVAEGHSVLILEAGLRIQRAQAVENWRNMPFDNRIGSDFQGLYPQAEHAPAPLYFPQNNYVGLSGPSGSSFQQGYLRTLGGTTWHWAASCWRHLPVDMRMQSEYGVGRDWPISYDELEPYYCRAEEAMGVAGPSDPDMQSPRERSQPYPMDMVPWGYGDKRFAEVVNAHGYKHIPIPQGRSTRPWKGRPTCCGNNNCQPICPIGAMYNAIHTIEEAERNGAQCLTEAVVYKVDTDEGNRVTAVHWLSPDGTSHKASGKVFALACNALETPRLLLLAANERNPNGIANSSDQVGRNMMDHSGFHCTFLANEPLWIGRGPAQSSCIVGPRDGDFRAKYSANKMILNNITQVAKATEQALAMGLVGQALEAEIRRRATHGVDLSISLEPLPDPNNRLTLSKTRKDPHGLACPDIYYDVGDYVRQGAEAAHAQLEHIGQLFGATEFKITTSLNANNHIMGGTIMGSNPRDSVVDGDCRTHDHANLWLPGGGAMASASVVNTTLTMAALAIKAADSMSKALVRG